The Spiroplasma clarkii genome has a window encoding:
- the rpsG gene encoding 30S ribosomal protein S7 — protein sequence MRKHQAEKRDVLPDPVYNSKLVTRAVNKIMLDGKRGTAQSILYKAFEQIEKKTGTSPIEVFDKAIENIKPHLELKVRRIGGANYQVPIEVSTDRKVTLALRWLINYSRLRNEKEMVDRLANEIIDASNGVGGSVKKREDTHKMAEANKAFAHYRW from the coding sequence ATGCGTAAACACCAAGCTGAAAAGAGAGATGTTCTACCAGATCCAGTTTATAATTCAAAGTTAGTTACTAGAGCAGTTAACAAAATTATGCTAGATGGAAAACGTGGAACAGCTCAATCAATTCTATATAAAGCTTTTGAGCAAATTGAAAAGAAGACTGGAACAAGTCCAATTGAAGTTTTTGATAAAGCAATTGAAAACATCAAACCACATTTAGAACTTAAAGTTCGTCGTATTGGGGGAGCAAACTACCAAGTTCCAATTGAAGTTTCAACAGATCGTAAAGTTACCTTAGCATTGAGATGATTAATCAATTACTCAAGACTAAGAAATGAAAAAGAAATGGTTGACAGACTTGCTAATGAAATTATTGATGCATCAAATGGAGTTGGTGGATCAGTTAAAAAACGTGAGGATACTCACAAAATGGCAGAAGCTAATAAAGCCTTTGCACATTATCGTTGATAA
- the rpsL gene encoding 30S ribosomal protein S12, translating into MATINQLVRKPRKAKTWKTKAPALNRGVNTLLKKVTRISSPQKRGVCTRVATMTPKKPNSALRKYARVRLTNGMEVTAYIPGEGHNLQEHSVVLIRGGRVKDLPGVRYHIIRGTLDTTGVNGRMQSRSLYGTKRPKEKK; encoded by the coding sequence ATGGCAACAATCAATCAATTAGTTAGAAAACCAAGAAAAGCAAAAACATGAAAAACTAAGGCTCCTGCTTTAAACAGAGGAGTTAATACTTTACTTAAAAAAGTAACTAGAATTTCATCGCCTCAAAAAAGAGGAGTTTGTACAAGGGTTGCTACTATGACACCTAAAAAACCCAACTCTGCTTTGCGTAAATATGCAAGGGTTAGATTAACTAATGGAATGGAAGTTACAGCTTACATTCCAGGAGAAGGACACAACCTACAAGAACATAGTGTTGTTTTAATTCGTGGGGGAAGGGTTAAAGACTTACCAGGGGTACGTTACCACATTATTCGTGGAACCTTAGATACTACTGGGGTTAATGGAAGAATGCAATCTCGTTCACTTTATGGAACTAAAAGACCAAAAGAAAAAAAATAG
- the fusA gene encoding elongation factor G, producing MPREFSLENTRNFGIMAHIDAGKTTTTERILYHTGKIHKIGETHEGESQMDWMAQEQERGITITSAATTAFWAGHRFNIIDTPGHVDFTVEVERSLRVLDGAVAVLDGQSGVEPQTETVWRQATTYKVPRVVFVNKMDKTGADFIYSVKSIGDRLGAKASPIQLPIGAEDQFSGIIDLVEMKAWHYDGAADEVAKEIPIPADLQAQAEELRAQLVEAAVEYDEELMMKFLDGAEITIPELKSAIRKGVISAEFFPVLAGSAFKNKGVKLLLDAIVDYLPTPLDVPSIKGVLPNGEEAERHASDAEPFSALAFKIMTDPFVGKLTFFRVYSGILSKGSYVLNATKDKKERVGRLLRMHANNREEIEEVYAGDIAAAVGIKDTTTGDTLADEKHPIILESMVFPEPVIHLALEPKTKADQEKLGVALNKLSEEDPTFRTYTDEETGQTIIAGMGELHLDIIVDRLKREFKVETNVGAPQVSYRETIRQAAKVEGKYVKQSGGRGQYGHVVIEFEPNTDKGFEWIDKIVGGKISKEYINAARVGLENALQNGVLAGFPMIDVKATIVDGSYHDVDSNEMAYKIAASLALKEAAKKTNPVLLEPIMSVEVTVPDEYYGDVMGNISSKRGLIEGSEQRGNAQTVKAKVPLSEMFGYATELRSFTQGRGNYTMIFSHYNEAPKSIAEEIIKKSGK from the coding sequence ATGCCTAGAGAATTTAGTTTAGAGAATACTCGTAACTTCGGTATTATGGCCCATATTGATGCTGGTAAAACAACTACAACAGAACGTATTTTATACCATACTGGTAAAATTCACAAAATTGGTGAAACTCATGAAGGTGAGTCACAAATGGACTGAATGGCACAAGAACAAGAACGTGGTATTACAATTACTTCTGCTGCAACTACAGCATTTTGAGCAGGACACCGATTTAATATCATTGATACTCCTGGTCACGTTGACTTCACAGTTGAAGTTGAGAGATCTTTAAGAGTGTTAGATGGTGCAGTTGCTGTTTTAGATGGACAAAGTGGAGTTGAACCTCAAACTGAAACAGTTTGAAGACAAGCAACCACTTATAAAGTTCCCAGAGTTGTTTTTGTAAACAAAATGGATAAAACAGGAGCTGACTTTATTTACTCAGTAAAATCAATTGGGGATCGTTTAGGAGCAAAAGCTTCACCAATTCAATTACCAATTGGTGCTGAAGATCAATTTTCAGGAATCATTGACTTAGTAGAAATGAAAGCTTGACATTATGATGGAGCAGCTGATGAAGTTGCAAAAGAAATTCCCATCCCTGCAGATTTACAAGCTCAAGCTGAAGAGCTAAGAGCACAACTTGTAGAAGCTGCAGTTGAATATGATGAAGAATTAATGATGAAATTTTTAGATGGAGCAGAAATAACAATTCCAGAATTGAAATCTGCAATTCGTAAAGGGGTAATCTCAGCTGAGTTTTTCCCAGTGCTTGCAGGATCTGCTTTCAAAAATAAAGGAGTTAAATTATTGTTAGATGCCATTGTTGATTATCTACCAACTCCTTTAGATGTACCCTCAATTAAAGGGGTATTGCCAAATGGTGAGGAAGCTGAAAGACATGCCTCAGATGCAGAACCATTTTCAGCCTTAGCATTTAAAATTATGACAGACCCATTTGTTGGAAAATTAACATTCTTTAGAGTTTACTCAGGAATCTTAAGCAAAGGAAGTTATGTCTTAAATGCTACAAAAGACAAAAAAGAAAGAGTTGGACGTTTATTAAGAATGCATGCCAACAACCGTGAAGAAATTGAAGAAGTTTATGCTGGAGATATTGCTGCTGCAGTTGGTATTAAAGATACTACAACAGGAGATACTCTTGCAGATGAAAAACACCCAATTATCTTAGAATCAATGGTGTTTCCAGAACCAGTTATCCACTTGGCTTTGGAACCAAAAACAAAAGCAGACCAAGAAAAACTTGGTGTTGCTTTAAATAAATTGTCTGAAGAAGACCCAACATTTAGAACTTACACAGATGAAGAAACAGGGCAAACAATCATTGCTGGTATGGGTGAACTACACTTAGACATTATTGTTGACCGTTTAAAACGTGAATTTAAAGTTGAAACAAATGTTGGAGCACCTCAAGTTTCATATCGTGAAACAATCCGTCAAGCTGCTAAGGTTGAAGGAAAATATGTTAAACAATCAGGAGGACGTGGACAATATGGTCACGTTGTGATTGAATTTGAACCAAATACAGATAAAGGGTTTGAGTGAATTGACAAAATTGTTGGGGGAAAAATCTCAAAAGAATACATCAATGCTGCCAGAGTAGGGCTAGAAAATGCCTTACAAAATGGGGTCTTGGCTGGATTCCCAATGATTGATGTTAAAGCAACCATTGTTGATGGATCATACCATGATGTCGACTCAAATGAGATGGCATATAAAATTGCAGCTTCATTAGCATTAAAAGAAGCTGCTAAAAAAACCAATCCAGTGCTATTAGAACCAATTATGTCAGTTGAAGTTACTGTTCCTGATGAATACTATGGAGATGTAATGGGTAACATTTCATCAAAACGTGGTTTAATTGAAGGTTCAGAACAAAGAGGAAATGCACAAACTGTTAAAGCAAAAGTACCATTATCTGAAATGTTTGGTTATGCAACTGAATTGAGATCATTTACTCAAGGACGTGGAAATTATACAATGATTTTCAGTCACTATAACGAAGCTCCAAAAAGCATTGCTGAAGAAATTATAAAAAAATCTGGAAAATAG